ATGATTTGATCAACATATTACTCTCGAGACGATTTGCGGTTTGATGTAATATTACAATGTTTGATCAATTAATTGATCAAAGACAAAGCGCAAAGACGAAAATTCCGGTGAACAATGTTTACGAAAAACTCGAATTTCAGAATTTACAGCTTTTGGAATGGgcaaaaattacaaaattaaaacgaaaatcaaattttatcgAGCTTGTATTTGGagacaaagtttttgtttatatgctGTCGTCCATTTGTTAGGGTTTTACGACAAGGCATGTCTTTGGAAAGAACCTGATTATTGAAAAAAGGAGTAACATCAACACCGACAAGGTTTGTGGTTATTTTGCTGATTATGAAAACCCTATTTGTTGTTAAATTCCTAAATCTTCGTGAAACTCATGTTAAATGTCGTACTTGAGGAAGGACAATCATGGTCTTAAGCTTTTTTCTTGTGTATCACAAATCGTAGTAAtcaattattgaaaaaaaactttaaagcCCATTACCAGAATTTAGGCCCATAAATAATAACCAACACAAATTGTGTCAATCAATTCTTgacccaatttttttttgtatattcatGATGTTCTTTcctattaaaaataacaaatttatgaTCATATAggtttgcacaaaaaaaaaatgatcatataGGATAGATATCTTGGTGATAAAATTTTCGGGTAGCTtgtatgttttatgttttgtcttgTCATTCTGACTATGAATCAGCtggattatttttttaaaaaatcatttctgACATGTGCAAAGAGATAAGagcaataataaaaaaaaaatgtgtgtgaGTATGTACAAATTTATAAAGTGAGAGAATGTTAGCCAAACCTTGCACATAGCCAGACTTAAGAGTGTAAACTGTTACAAACTTACAGCAAATTCAACTGACTTTTTGTCTGAAATTTTCCTCGGATTCAACCTCAAATCATCCTTAGATTGATTAGTTTGTTGTTAAATGTTGAAATGGCATAACAATAATTGTAAAGTTCCAactgtttttaacttttaagagTCTTTGTCATGATTTACGGATTTAGCGTCCCAATACAAGAGGTTTGTTGAAAATGGACCCAACACAAAGAGTCACATGCATGTAGTTATTGATACAGTGAAGAGCGAACACAGCCCATATACTATTCTTCTATGAACACTATAGCTACTCAAGATAATTTTTTCTGTGTAATCAAAAAgcagaaaacaagaaaacgaGTACAGCTGAGCAGGTTTTATCATTGAATCCTATGAGTGAAAGCGACTTAAATAGAAAGAGTACTGCATTCTTTGTTCATACCTAAAAATCACTAAAATTCTAACCGCGTTATAGAATTAGCAATTACTCTCGTATGGTATGGATGCATTTAATACTCTTCCTTGcaagtttgaatttattattCTCTTGTAAACAATACtttaaatttagtttcatttgTCTATAtgactaaaattttaaattcaaattgacatattctttaaatatgtatatttttgtaCATGATGTTACCATCCGTCGACAGTAATGACGTTCGTTATCACACATTCACactgaattttaatttaagcaaatcacaaaaccctatttattatgattttgctACACACGAAATCTACTGATAATTTGATGTTTGATTTCATTCACTATCCCGTCAATAAAATCACACGCAAACAAAAGTAAGGTCAACACTTATATCAGCATCGTTAATGTTAATATGTATAGGTGTCTAAGCTCCCAACTACACACCACATTGCATTTAATACGCACAACACACACACCTCAAAGTCATTTTGCTTTTAAATACAAACAAGATCTTCAACAAGCAAAAGAGtaattgaacaaaagaaagaaaaactgataATGAAGGGTCTTCATCTCCACCTCGTCCTAGTCACCATGACGATCGTTGCCTCCATCGCCGCCGCTGCACCGGCTGCTCCCGGAGGAGCTCTGGCTGATGAATGCAACCAGGATTTTCAAAAGGTGACTTTGTGTTTGGACTTTGCGACCGGGAAGGCAACAATTCCGTCTAAGAAGTGTTGTGACGCTGTTGAAGATATCAAAGAAAGAGATCCAAAGTGTTTGTGTTTCGTTATACAACAAGCGAAGACAGGAGGACAAGCCTTGAAGGATCTTGGTGTTCAAGAAGACAAACTCATTCAACTCCCAACTTCTTGTCAGCTCCACAACGCTAGCATTACCAACTGTCCAAGTACGTTTCTCGTTAATTTCTTTTAGTTCATATATGCTGTAATCTTTATCGATCTGCTTTTGCTATCTTTCATGTGTCTTAGTGTCTATTGCATGCAAGTTAGTCTGATATTTGAGGCTACTTAGAGAAAtagatttttggtttgacGATTACAGAATGAGCAATAATAATACATGCCtagaaacaacaaagagaagaataatAACTAAGTAcgattttgtttaaaactaGTAAACTACTATGatataggtttttttttacttatttttactttagtAATGAAATCACATTTTTAAGATAAATGGAGCAATGGCCCACGAATGCATGCTTTCATGAGTTTTGTAAGTTTTAGTATTCCAAGGTGattggattttattttatctttttggctGTTAATgagttttctaattaaatcgagtaatcaataatttaatttcatttgtcataactatatacaaaaattatttttcgaGTGGAGAACAAGAAACCAACCAGTAACCATATTACCATATACTCCGCTAGAAATACTTTAATGCGACAGGTGCCTCGGGTTGCCACTATTATCTACAGAGAATCGCATTTAATTCGTAGCACATTTATAGTTGTAACCTAACTTTCCCACAGCTAATTTGTTACAACAACTAATCAATTCAATGTGACAAATGAACAGAGCTTCTAGGGATTTCACCTAGCTCGCCAGACGCAGCCGTATTCACAAACAATGCCACAACAACACCGGTGGCACCAGCAGGAAAGTCTCCGGCAACTCCAGCTACGTCCACGGATAAGGGAGGATCAGCTTCAGCAAAGGATGGTCACGCAGTCGTTGCTCTAGCCGTCGCTTTGATGGCCGTCTCCTTTGTCTTGACCTTGCCTAGACATGTCACATTAGGGATGTAATCTTTTCTTATGAAGTTGGTTggtgcttttgtttttgtcccTTTTGTTTCAAAACTTATCTTTCAAGTGTGTTTCTTTGTTCGGACATTTGTTGTAATGAGTCAACTTCCCACTCAAATCTGATATCTCTCCGCAAATGAGTAAATTTATGCTATTTCATTTTCCATTATTCATTTGACATGCTAATCATAACAACTTATTTGGTCGAAAACTAAACTTTCAAATAGTCAAGAAGGTGTAGATACCGACTTTTAGAACCTTGAATTTTATCTTACAACCTATGCTCCTTAAGTACGTTATCAAAtgtacaaaatccaaaaaccataATTAAACCTCAGCCAATCCCAAGTCCTAAAAGAGAAGAGGTCTATTTGGGTCTGTGTTGCAAGGCCAAAGCCTCTGCAAAGTGCTTGGACATTTCCCTTACAAAATCGTCGTGGAGAGAATATGTTGGAGCAGAGGTTGCAGAAAGTGCGAGCGATTCAAGAACAGCACGTTGTCTGGCTTTTCTGTCTTGGATAGCTATCTGTCGCTCTTCGTAGAAGTTAAAGTCGTCGAGGATCGAAGAACGCATCTCACAGCTGATGAATATATCTAACATCTCTATACCTTTTTCCAGTCCCACCTGCAGatataaacacacaaatacTATTTCATATCTTAACATCTCTATGTTCATAGTAAGATCTTGAATATGTTTCTtcgaaaataaacaaattttactagaagcattttttgttttcaaagaaGACATGTTCCACATTAGAGAGATCCATGTAGAGTGGAGAGATAACTGCCCTTATGTGTAATCATAGAAGATTCAAAAGGAGCATCAATACCAATGTGCAGTAACAGCTCAGTTTCATTATCAATGCACTTtgagaataaaaatatgattcacCATTGTCAAATCTATATGCATATTCAACCATTTGAAGGAGCCTCAAGAAACGAATgcggaagagaagaagagtttagTTTACCTCTTGGGTGTCTCTACTGTTAGTGACAGGCTTATTGTCATTGCTTTCAATTATGATGTGACGAAAGAGACTGTTAGGAACATCTTTGACAATAAGCCATTGGACCGGGAAGTGTCCTGACCATCTATCCTGTTGCCAGTACTCTACACTTGTGTTGAAGTCAACCGGTCCAACCATCTCAGCAACTCCACAAAACTGTGAACTGGCATTTACCTGAAATCAAGTTTTTGAGCCCTTTTTCTATTATGAGTTTCAGATCCAAACCAAagcgataaaaaaaaaacattaacagTATCATCTCAGTGGATTGAAGTATAGACACACAGATATAGCATGAGATGAATTGATGTGATGCCGGTTAATCTAGGAAGACAAAGGCCTGACAATGCAGTTTCATGGTTGAATAAACAAGCAAGTGTATATATCTTCCAAGCAAGGTATCAGTCTGAACACTCAGAGCTTCCaacaagttttgatttgtaatgaagaaaaataggCGATTTACcgaaaacaagagaaagactGGGCATGCCACGTCCTTTTTCTTTGCTTCACGATAGGCAGCATCcaactttttgtttccatttttagtGCTTGCCCAAACACAATGCTTTATGCTCTTGTGGACATTATCCTCGCTATATGACTTAATAACGAAGAACTTTGCGTCCCTGAATTGGGAGAGCAATTCTTGCTGACAAAAACGATCAACGCGATCATAAGAGatcattttacttttactgTTTAGCCTGGATGCTCTCGGACCTCTGTTACTCTCGGTAAGCATATCAAGCATGGCAGGGCAGTGGCTGAAGTCATTGTAGCTTTCACTTCTTGCTTCATCAAGTGGTGGCAAGTTATAATCATTCTCCCAAGTTGggctagaagaagaagcagagaaaggGCTTCTTTTGCATTGAGCATATGCTTGCTCTCTGTAACTTAAGTTTGCAGCAGATTCAAAAGCATCATGCAAACCTCCATGTGCTGGACCCTGCATAGATTTCATCAATCAGATCTACATAGAAATTCTATGTACTTTGTCCGTTAAAAGAGGTAGAGGTAGTGATTACAGAAACAAACCATATTAAAATCATTTGCCAGCAATTCTGCTGAACCAAGGTGTCTCATACATGGTCTGGTAGATGCCAATGGAGGAAACATGTTTTCTCCACTGAAGGGGTTGAGATTCATACCCCTAGGTTCTCCATATATATTATCTCTTAAGACAGAATTTCCCCTAGCGCGCATCATATTATCAATCTCACTACTGTTTCTCTCATTCACATGCCTATCAAAATGTCTAGAGTTCGCCTGAAACATGTGAAACTCCGGAGAAAGATGAATATCTTCAGGGGTTGGATACTGCTGATTTGATAAGTGAAAAGGAACGAAATATCTTGAATCATCAGCATAGAGGTCGCCATAATGCTGCAGTGATGATTGATTTCTGGTAGAAAGAGATGACCTCTGAAAATCTGATGGTACACCATTACTATGGTAAAACATTTCATTTATCATGCCCTATATCAATTTAATAAGAGATAGGAAATAAATGAACACATCATGAATatcagaaatcaaaatcaagtaGTGTGGAAGGCGTAGATTAGATGATTTACGCACAGGAGAGACTTTGTCAAAGCTAGGAACATCCGAGTGTGAGTGGTTCGACCTTGGAGTATCAGCTGCATATTCATTGAGAGAACGACGACATTAAAGAGCAACAAGGAAATTTCAAAACAGTACTACAATAACAGCTAAGAAGCAATAAAATCCACAATTTTGGTCACAAGACAAACATGGCGAAgcagaaataaaaaaagtggTAAAGATTTTCATGGGTATGCGGCAATGTTTCCTCTAGTGCACATATGAGAATAATCCAAAACAAAGATAACAATTTGGAATAGTCCACATAAGTAGGTGGACTTCATTATAAGAAAGAATAATCAGTTCTCTTGGTTTAAGAACATAAAACAACAGtagctttttcttctccaaaaaccaaaatcaagtTGCAAATGAAAATGCCAAAATAccagagagaaaacaaaacaaaggtCACAAACCAGCAGAAGATTAGTTGTAACCACTAAACTACAGCTAAAATACAATAGAACTGATTAGGAAAGGATCATATAGATCTAACCTCCAATGTGAAATGATTCTGTGCCCTGTCCACAAAAAGGGCGACTGCTAACTATGTCCTGTAAAATCATAACACAATGTGTCATATTGGTGCTAGCTTACATTATATGACACAAGCAATTCCACTAATCACTCACCTGATCTTGGAGAACACTCTGGTCAGTATTTAGGCCCGTAAATGAACCtaaaaaatccataaaaagCAGACAGACACAACCACCATAAGTAAAAAGCTAAACATGAGAGAATAATCATAGGATCAAGGTGAAGTGGAAGAATCTAACAAAGCCTAGTAAGTGAGAGAATCCCAAAAAGGTTAAGGCTTTACGAGAAATTACAACAAGAGTGGGCAAAATTCATCAACAGACAACGTAATCTCTTCGTTAGAGTGACGAAACAATAAAACCCACgaaaataaaacgaaaaaggTTCaacatttatcatttttaaagaGAAGCAAGCGAGGCTTACCAGTAGTAGTAGTAGGAGGAAACCAGTCGGTGCTTCGGTAAGAAGCGGCCATAGAAAAAATCAGCCAATCGGAGgcaaaaaggaagagagacgATAAAGTTAGACAAAAGCGAGAATCTCTTTGATACTGAAAGGAAGGTGTTGAGAGAGACTTGAGAGAGGAATTGTCGAATTTTGAGGATTTTGGGAGTGTTTTTGGGTGACGCATGGAAATTCGtaattattcttttaattaattgagttttattttctttaatatgattaattaattaagtggATATGAATGCAGGTGagataattttgtataaatattagCCAACCATTTTTAACTGATCGTTAGAAAGAAACCAATGTGGTTTTTACGAAATAATTTTCACTAATTAGAGAGATTATTCAACTATTTAGAGAATGTAATCTGCCTTTTATTAGTAGTATCCGAAATTTCTAAGAATAAGAAAGGCTTACCTGATTTATATTCTAgttaaagaacaaagaaatttGTTGGAACAATCTTGTTGATTTCTGGCTGTTTAACCCAATGCTTTTCTATccattttgtttatttttttattctgatTCATAAGTTTACAAAGATATTGTTTAGCTTACCAAATCCATAATACATGTTGGGATCCCAAACTACAATGATAATAAcgaaatagaaaaatatatacacataatgGAGATTGATTCGAAAACTAAGTAAAGCTTCCATTATATTACTGAAGGTGTAAATGGTTGCCGCGGTTAAATCTGTTTGcagatattattattttttatttacaatttataaattaaaatttattataatatgaactaagaaaaataaatgaaatttctCGCAGACCGATCATAAACCGATTTTACATTAAATAAAGTTGGTTTACATTGTATgtcctaaaaataaaatgaactAAACCGCTGACGGATTTATCTGTATCTACCGCTGCAACCTACACtctttataaacaaatttattatttttgacaCATCTTATAATCTAAttgattatttaaaatattatcttttaaattcTCTAAATCgcactatattaaaatataaaaattattttgttggagaaacaaaccttaaaaaagatatataaaattatttgttcaaaaaaaatgttaaatagaaattaaagaaagaaaaagagaaaaaaaaaacaaattgagaagaaaagaagaaaagcagcGTCGTAGAGACGCGAAGTTAAACAACAGGTCAGAGaataaatagaaaaaccaaaaccctttAGCGTCTCCCAAATCCTCTCAATCCTCTGCTGCTCAATCTCTCATCATCGGCATCGCTCTCTCTAAAAATGTCTCAGATGGATCCCGACGCTGTATCTAAGGCCTTCGTCGAACATTACTATTCCACCTTCGACACCAACCGTGTCGGTCTCGCTGGTCTCTATCAGGAAGCTTCTATGCTCACCTTCGAAGGTCAAAAGATCCAAGGAGTCCAGAGCATCGTCGCTAAGCTCACCTCTCTTCCTTTCCAGCAGTGCAAGCATCACATCTCCACCGTTGATTGTCAGCCTTCTGGTCCTGCTTCCGGTATGCTCGTTTTCGTCTCCGGTAATCTCCAGCTCGCCGGAGAAGAACACGCTCTCAAGTTCAGCCAggtatctctctctctttctcttcgaTTTCCGATTGATCTATCtttgtttggatttgtttgatttgcttGTGAGTTTAGTTATTAGATCGCTAGGGTTTTAGATTAGCTGATGGATCTGTAAATCTGACTCTTTAAAGGATGTAGAATTGCAAATTCGTTGCGACTTGTTATCTGATTCGTTTTGAGCTACAATGATCGATGATGTTGTGACTCGTGTATAGCTCATTGATGAAAAACTTTGCATTAGTCTCTGTTTAGTCTCGAAGAACAAGTTTGGCTCtgagttttgttgattagATTGAAGAGAATTGTTTTCCCTCGCCACAATTGATGGATTTCTTGTCCATGAATGAGATTGAATAAGCTGGTTATGTCGATGTTATgtattgtttgctttgttatctctgatcttttttttgttttttttggtatctttGATCTTGTTCTAACACAACTACAAAACGTTTGGTTTCATTGTGTGCTACAGATGTTTCATTTGATGCCGACGCCACAAGGAAGCTTTTACGTGTTCAACGATATATTCAGGTTGAACTATGCCTGAACAGAAATCAGATTGTTGTTAGCATACATCATTGTTGCATTTCTATACTATTTGAGCAAATCCTTCTATCAATTTTTCTcgtctttttcttgttattccCAGATGATTTACCTTGGGAACAGAGGAATATTGTCTCTCATCATGTATTTGGTTTGGATTGTTTGTTCATTTGTCATTACAATCTATTGACTTTATAAGACAATTTGAATGGTCATTTGGCTCTTGTTCTTTCTGGGAATATGCTTTTAATCCGAATATATTTGGATGGTCCAAGCTTGGCCTGTTAATGTGTCTAAAGGTTAACTCTTATCTATTGCAAGACTTGCAAGTAGTTTCAATGAACACCTCTCTATGTATAAATAAAGCCATAAGTTCTAATTTAGTTCAGTTGCAACATTTGACCGACTAATAGTGAATTGAAAAATGAAGTGTATCTGGGTCATATTCTGAGTTTTGTCGATTTGTTTGTGGGGTTGCAGTTGGAGATTGCTTCaagttttcaataatttatttacttgaTAAGCATTGCAAGTGTCAAGCACAAAAGTTGCAGATTCCCACAAACCAAATAAGAAAGATCAATTTTGATGTagaattttgcttctttttcagAAGAAAAGTCTCAGCTTCACTGATTCGACCGTTGATTCAATTTCTATGGCAGTTCATAATTTTCAGAACGTTATTACAATCTTAAGCTTTTAGTTAATACTTAACACTACGTTGATCtgctttgattttgatataagTTTTGGTTCCAATTAGATTTCGTGTAGTTTTCTTCACCCACCCACTACTATCAGACTATCAGAATCTGAAAGTAACCCACTTTAAAAATTGACAACACACGCAACGAAACACAAAGCGCcaaaaattaaggaaaaaaaggTTTGTCGTAATCTGATACTATTCACGCGATGACCTCGTTTTTGATcatcttttccttttctatatTCTTTTCTCCTCTGTCCCAAACGATTCACTTTTCTCACCATCTCAATCTCCagaccaaaagaaacaaaaaatggattctttttcatattcttcGATGAAATCCATGTTGATTCAAGCTCGTGGCTCGTTGAACTCGCGTTTGTCGGAGTTTGAGCCACTGGTTCTGCTATTGGTTCCGCttgtctctctgtttctcgCTCAGATTATCGGATCTGTGTTTGGCGTTGTTCACGAGAAAGGCCTCAAAGCTTGTCTTATTGGGTTTATCATGGGACTCCTCAAGTGAGAATCTTTTAATCCGCAgaatcttattttcttctattccaatatttgtttgatgGGTGAGAGTgactaatgatttttttttttaatggaaaaTGAAACAGAATGATTCCTGGAGTTCAGAATTACATTGATGCTGAGAAACAAAAggtgagtttttgtttgaatctgCAGATTGTTCCTGTAATGGccatttttttgcttcttcttgttgtgatGTATATAAAGAGTAAACATTTCAAATATAGAAATGCTAGACAAGCCTATTTAATGCTCTCTTCTTCCATGTGtactatttttaattgttgttaaTGTCTGCATCACTAGTAAGGTTTTAGATATTATCTGGCATTACTTGATTTGAAGAATTTTTTCACTAGAAGTCCTCAAGAATAGAAAATTACTTGGGATTAGAGATTGGAActttaatgtttgtttcttggttAGAGAGACTTTAATGTTTATTACATTTCACTGTGTC
This sequence is a window from Arabidopsis thaliana chromosome 1 sequence. Protein-coding genes within it:
- the LTPG1 gene encoding glycosylphosphatidylinositol-anchored lipid protein transfer 1 (glycosylphosphatidylinositol-anchored lipid protein transfer 1 (LTPG1); FUNCTIONS IN: molecular_function unknown; INVOLVED IN: lipid transport; LOCATED IN: anchored to plasma membrane, plasma membrane, anchored to membrane; EXPRESSED IN: 24 plant structures; EXPRESSED DURING: 13 growth stages; CONTAINS InterPro DOMAIN/s: Bifunctional inhibitor/plant lipid transfer protein/seed storage (InterPro:IPR016140), Plant lipid transfer protein/seed storage/trypsin-alpha amylase inhibitor (InterPro:IPR003612), Plant lipid transfer protein/hydrophobic protein, helical domain (InterPro:IPR013770); BEST Arabidopsis thaliana protein match is: Bifunctional inhibitor/lipid-transfer protein/seed storage 2S albumin superfamily protein (TAIR:AT2G44290.1); Has 597 Blast hits to 593 proteins in 28 species: Archae - 0; Bacteria - 0; Metazoa - 0; Fungi - 0; Plants - 597; Viruses - 0; Other Eukaryotes - 0 (source: NCBI BLink).): MKGLHLHLVLVTMTIVASIAAAAPAAPGGALADECNQDFQKVTLCLDFATGKATIPSKKCCDAVEDIKERDPKCLCFVIQQAKTGGQALKDLGVQEDKLIQLPTSCQLHNASITNCPKLLGISPSSPDAAVFTNNATTTPVAPAGKSPATPATSTDKGGSASAKDGHAVVALAVALMAVSFVLTLPRHVTLGM
- the ECT9 gene encoding evolutionarily conserved C-terminal region 9 (evolutionarily conserved C-terminal region 9 (ECT9); CONTAINS InterPro DOMAIN/s: YTH domain (InterPro:IPR007275); BEST Arabidopsis thaliana protein match is: evolutionarily conserved C-terminal region 5 (TAIR:AT3G13060.2); Has 956 Blast hits to 946 proteins in 159 species: Archae - 0; Bacteria - 0; Metazoa - 416; Fungi - 120; Plants - 329; Viruses - 0; Other Eukaryotes - 91 (source: NCBI BLink).): MAASYRSTDWFPPTTTTGSFTGLNTDQSVLQDQDIVSSRPFCGQGTESFHIGADTPRSNHSHSDVPSFDKVSPGMINEMFYHSNGVPSDFQRSSLSTRNQSSLQHYGDLYADDSRYFVPFHLSNQQYPTPEDIHLSPEFHMFQANSRHFDRHVNERNSSEIDNMMRARGNSVLRDNIYGEPRGMNLNPFSGENMFPPLASTRPCMRHLGSAELLANDFNMGPAHGGLHDAFESAANLSYREQAYAQCKRSPFSASSSSPTWENDYNLPPLDEARSESYNDFSHCPAMLDMLTESNRGPRASRLNSKSKMISYDRVDRFCQQELLSQFRDAKFFVIKSYSEDNVHKSIKHCVWASTKNGNKKLDAAYREAKKKDVACPVFLLFSVNASSQFCGVAEMVGPVDFNTSVEYWQQDRWSGHFPVQWLIVKDVPNSLFRHIIIESNDNKPVTNSRDTQEVGLEKGIEMLDIFISCEMRSSILDDFNFYEERQIAIQDRKARQRAVLESLALSATSAPTYSLHDDFVREMSKHFAEALALQHRPK
- the ECT9 gene encoding evolutionarily conserved C-terminal region 9, which codes for MINEMFYHSNGVPSDFQRSSLSTRNQSSLQHYGDLYADDSRYFVPFHLSNQQYPTPEDIHLSPEFHMFQANSRHFDRHVNERNSSEIDNMMRARGNSVLRDNIYGEPRGMNLNPFSGENMFPPLASTRPCMRHLGSAELLANDFNMGPAHGGLHDAFESAANLSYREQAYAQCKRSPFSASSSSPTWENDYNLPPLDEARSESYNDFSHCPAMLDMLTESNRGPRASRLNSKSKMISYDRVDRFCQQELLSQFRDAKFFVIKSYSEDNVHKSIKHCVWASTKNGNKKLDAAYREAKKKDVACPVFLLFSVNASSQFCGVAEMVGPVDFNTSVEYWQQDRWSGHFPVQWLIVKDVPNSLFRHIIIESNDNKPVTNSRDTQEVGLEKGIEMLDIFISCEMRSSILDDFNFYEERQIAIQDRKARQRAVLESLALSATSAPTYSLHDDFVREMSKHFAEALALQHRPK
- the ECT9 gene encoding evolutionarily conserved C-terminal region 9 — its product is MAASYRSTDWFPPTTTTGSFTGLNTDQSVLQDQDIVSSRPFCGQGTESFHIGADTPRSNHSHSDVPSFDKVSPGMINEMFYHSNGVPSDFQRSSLSTRNQSSLQHYGDLYADDSRYFVPFHLSNQQYPTPEDIHLSPEFHMFQANSRHFDRHVNERNSSEIDNMMRARGNSVLRDNIYGEPRGMNLNPFSGENMFPPLASTRPCMRHLGSAELLANDFNMGPAHGGLHDAFESAANLSYREQAYAQCKRSPFSASSSSPTWENDYNLPPLDEARSESYNDFSHCPAMLDMLTESNRGPRASRLNSKSKMISYDRVDRFCQQELLSQFRDAKFFVIKSYSEDNVHKSIKHCVWASTKNGNKKLDAAYREAKKKDVACPVFLLFSVNRLFFFITNQNLLEALSVQTDTLLGRYIHLLVYSTMKLHCQAFVFLD
- the NTF2B gene encoding nuclear transport factor 2B (nuclear transport factor 2B (NTF2B); FUNCTIONS IN: protein transporter activity, Ran GTPase binding; INVOLVED IN: nucleocytoplasmic transport, protein import into nucleus; LOCATED IN: nuclear envelope, intracellular, nucleus, plasma membrane; EXPRESSED IN: 26 plant structures; EXPRESSED DURING: 15 growth stages; CONTAINS InterPro DOMAIN/s: Nuclear transport factor 2 (InterPro:IPR002075), Nuclear transport factor 2, Eukaryote (InterPro:IPR018222); BEST Arabidopsis thaliana protein match is: nuclear transport factor 2A (TAIR:AT1G27310.1); Has 947 Blast hits to 947 proteins in 223 species: Archae - 0; Bacteria - 0; Metazoa - 435; Fungi - 217; Plants - 201; Viruses - 0; Other Eukaryotes - 94 (source: NCBI BLink).), which produces MSQMDPDAVSKAFVEHYYSTFDTNRVGLAGLYQEASMLTFEGQKIQGVQSIVAKLTSLPFQQCKHHISTVDCQPSGPASGMLVFVSGNLQLAGEEHALKFSQMFHLMPTPQGSFYVFNDIFSWRLLQVFNNLFT
- the NTF2B gene encoding nuclear transport factor 2B (nuclear transport factor 2B (NTF2B); FUNCTIONS IN: protein transporter activity, Ran GTPase binding; INVOLVED IN: nucleocytoplasmic transport, protein import into nucleus; LOCATED IN: nuclear envelope, intracellular, nucleus, plasma membrane; EXPRESSED IN: 26 plant structures; EXPRESSED DURING: 15 growth stages; CONTAINS InterPro DOMAIN/s: Nuclear transport factor 2 (InterPro:IPR002075), Nuclear transport factor 2, Eukaryote (InterPro:IPR018222); BEST Arabidopsis thaliana protein match is: nuclear transport factor 2A (TAIR:AT1G27310.1); Has 1018 Blast hits to 1018 proteins in 227 species: Archae - 0; Bacteria - 0; Metazoa - 491; Fungi - 232; Plants - 204; Viruses - 0; Other Eukaryotes - 91 (source: NCBI BLink).), whose protein sequence is MSQMDPDAVSKAFVEHYYSTFDTNRVGLAGLYQEASMLTFEGQKIQGVQSIVAKLTSLPFQQCKHHISTVDCQPSGPASGMLVFVSGNLQLAGEEHALKFSQMFHLMPTPQGSFYVFNDIFRLNYA